The Lates calcarifer isolate ASB-BC8 linkage group LG18, TLL_Latcal_v3, whole genome shotgun sequence region TGTCACAATGGGTTAATGCTAGAATTCATAATTCAGTAAATCTACTAAACACTTTATGATTATTTCATTCGGAGTGCTGCTGCTCTTCGTTCAGGACATGCGTGAGTGGATTCACAACTCCCCAAAAAAGacaaggattaaaaaaaaggcactttcacatacacacacactcactcacacacacacacacactcacagatgtgCATCCATAGCCCATCTCAGCACGTCATGTCTCATTTTAATCACCACACTCACATCAGTTACCAGCCTGGTTGGAGGCCACATTCAGTGTGctgttcaagtgtttttttgggcatttacacacagagccCCACCCTGTTAGCTTATTGTGAATTTAAGGTTAACTAGTGACTTCAGTGTAACAAGCAGGTAAACCATtattttgacacaaacacacacacacacacacacacacacatacagaaagtgACATGCTTTTTGCACTCGCACAGTTTTCCCAACTTGCACTTGTGTGTTCTGGTACTCAAGGCAGGCATGAATTATCTATCATCTATCACTATTCTAGTGCTTCTGCACTTACAAGGGAGCAGAACAAGGGCAGGcaagcaggacacacacatacacatacacacacacacacacacacacacacacctacacacaaacacacacaacttcttctttcgcacacacacaaacaagaacaaaatcATACACCCACCCCCATCCCAGAAAAAGCTCTGTCCAAGCTCCCTCCACCACTCAACCCTCACACCCTATTTGAAGCTCCGGTCTGGGCGTGGGTTtccccccctccaaaaaaacacaagaaggcTGTTAAAAAGTTTAGTGAGTTGCCGACAGCAGCTCACCGAACATTCAATAGATGGCTGAACAGTCGTTAAATACTAGAAACATTCATTAAATAGCTGGACGTTGGTTAAATAACGTGAGTTTGGTGTCACCGACGACCTCAAGAGGCGTTTCGTGGTTTGAGGTGTAAGTGAGCTTAGCAGCTGAACcgagtgaaaaaataaaaaaataaattataagtCACACAGACGTTGTGAACCAGTGTTGCCTTCACTCTGCCGTGTCCTCTTCCTTTTAACCAATCGAGTCACTCGTCACAGATACAGCAGCCAATCGTCATAGTTTCTAAGAAAACAGCAGCCTTTTTGGTGACAGGCTCTTCAGCTAGCGCAGGCCTATCGTTGTGACAGTACAGCCAACATTCACGTCACTGAAACTACATTTTACGTGAGCTGAACTACACTCCCCATGTCTCTCTGACTGTGATCTCTCATACAGGACAGGATTCCTTTCCTGCGCTCGCTCCTGTATCTCTTTATCAGCAGTTCTTTTAGCTAACCTTTGTTAAATGCTTCAATACATGGAGAAAGTAAACTCCTACACACCTAGAGAGTACACACCAACCTGACAACACATAAATATCATGGCATATCATATCATAGGTCATGtcatatattatattttattactACATTAAAACCCTTTTTGTCTTTCCTACCGTTTCTACCCTCATGTTGATTATAAACATTAAGCAGTACCCTGATCTCCTCTTCTGGCCCATTTTTGGCCCGGGTAGGCCTGATTCGGCCTTTTATTGGCCTGGTTTGGCTCACATGGTGCAGGATTTGTCCAGCGGTGGAGGCAGAGGCGGGGTGCTGCTCTTAGGTGGGACCATGGGCTTGGGCCTCAGGGCAGGGGGCCGCAGTGGAGCCCCAATGCGGGCAGCTGCCACAGGCTTGAAGGAGCCCAGGGCGTCGGGGGAAGGGTTGGCCGGTCTGGGAGGTCCTGGTGGAGGTCCAGGGAGCGGGCTGATGGGGCTCAGAGGACTGAGGGGGCTCGGGGTCCCGGGAGTGCCTGGTGTCCCAGGAGTCCCAGGGGTGCCGGGGGTTCCTGGCGTGCCAGGGGTGCTGGGGGTGCTGTGGGGGCTGGGAGACTCAGAGGAGCAGGTGGTGACGGGACCGTTCTTCACCTGCTCCAGAGTGTCCAGCACCACGTCGGGAGCTGGTCTGCAGCCCTGCCGCTCCAGCTGCCTCAGCTCCCCCAGAGCCACAGTCACCGTCTCCTCGATGTCCTACAGGCGGAGTGACGAGGGTTTGAGAAGAGTCCAAGTTTTTAAAAGTTCAGTTGGACTTTAAATACTGATTCATGCAACTTTAATGACcactgcctgtctgtgtgtgtgtgtttgtgtacctgTGCCAGTGTGTCGGGGTCCAGCGCTCTGGATCGATGTGAGTCGCTGAAGCCGTGCTGCCCGCTGCTCGAGCGCCGGATGGGTGTGTCCTCAGGCCTCCGCAGCGAATCATGCCGGCTCACCGTCATTGTCACGGCAGCGGAGCGACGGCGGCGCTCCGGGCTGTCGAGGGGCGGGGTTAAGCCCTGACCCCgtcccagcagcagctccctgGGACTGAAGTGACCCGTCACTGGTGGAGAGCTTCGCTCCATCACCCCTCCGTTCCCATGGCTGTCATTGGAGCGGCCGAGGGGGGCGGAATAAACCGTCGGTTCGCTTCCTCCTGTGACTGTGATCAAGAAGTATGAACACTGTTAGCTCAGGACAGTAGAGCTGCAACTGTTGCTTCATCTATTTtctgatgaataaatgaatctcACTGTTGTAAAGCTTTTAATGAGTGAGGGGGTGGAGAACACGTGTACATGCAGGACTATCTTTACATTGCTGTACTGGCTCTTCTGAATACACTGATATCTCTGCCACAGTTCAGCACAGTTGTCGTCTCAGATTCCCtgtcagacatacagtatattgttagGAAAGACTGTGAATATGAAAGTGGAAGGTGTCTGGTGTCTGCAGACAGGGAGACGAGTCACATGAGAAACAGCTGTGATAACGGCTTGCTGAAATTCGCAGGTATTTTTAGAGGTGAGAGAACAAGCTGGAAAAATGGGTTTTACATTCACTGCAGCTAAAACCATCCTCTCTCCTTGCGTCACGACGGGAAGGTGTCTTACATGACAGACCTGTTGTAGGTCTCTGGCGGCCTGATGTCGGTGGGGGAGCTAAGTTCACTCCTGGACCTCTTGTCGTCGGTGCTGCTGCTCCCTCCGTCGCTGTCCGCCTTCTGACTGAGCGTATCTGACATGGCGTCGGCCCtaaagacacagagcagcagactcTCAATCAGGATAAACTGCTCTGGAAACAGGAGAGCTGAACCAACAGAACACACCAATCATCAATTAACTGATCAATAGAGTGTGGTTAGTGACTCCCTCAGTCCAATAAGTCTGTTAATCAACAGGATCCAGTGAGCAACAAATCCACCCACATCCTTCACCGCAGCTCGTCAATGAATCAAATGGGCCACTTATGTCGAAAAGAACTTAAGTGTGGCTGTAAAACCTTTTacatggcagccattttgacaTGACACAGAAAGAGTCACTACAATCATTTATGGTATTTATTAATTCCACCTGTGATTTTACTGCTATGATAAGGCTGTAATGACAAGctaaaatagaaataaacattttatgagTGATACTTttcagaaacaaataaatatgaatcattttttCTAGAAGCAGCTGCACATGAACTACAGTGCATATACAGGAGTAAATCAATCTTTCCATGTTACACACATTGTGTAGCTGTATCCCCAGAGACATAGTGACATATTAAGATTATTGTATTATTCTAGACTTAAGACTGAACTACAGAGTATTCATTTTTTGCATTATAACTAAGGAAActaaaggtaaaataaaacctAGGTAGAAGAACATTATTTTGAATGTGTACgtaataaaaataactgtataATCTGTGCAATCGGTTCTTTAGCAACTCAAACTTGGGTCTAGAATAATAGATAATGTTAATACATCTTTGGTACATTTAcacagtgtgtgggtgtgtaaaatgtaaagagtCATTTAATATGTATAGGCACTGTTTGTAACAATGGCCCACAGGAATCAGTTATGTCAGGCTACACAGATAATACTTTGTAatttttcatgggatttgttgacagttaaaaaaaaaaaagatcaaatataATGTAGAGATCAAacgattagttgattagtcaAAGGATAGAAAATTAACCAGtgactattttgataatcattgGACTGTTTCAGTCATTAAAATACCattctctgacatttcataCACTAAACAATCATCGGTTTATTGAGAAAATGATAATCTACGTGTCTAACATTTAGTTCATTAATTGCTTTGTCTATCAGTAAAAAATTATTTGTTAAATTTTTAGATAATCAAttgttttttaagcaaaaatggcTCCAGCTCCTCATACGTGAACATTTGATCCCTCATCATAAAttatagtaaactgaatattttcacaatttcctgccattttataaaccaaagaattaactgagaaaataatctatAGCAGTaattatcagctgcagctctaatATTATGAAACATACAGTGAAaccaactgaaattaaaggggcactcaaagaaaaatggaaatccaAGTAAAAACTTAACAAATGAAAGGTGTTTGCGTGCACACTCACCTGTCCTTCACCACGATGTACTGATGAGGCACCAGGCCGTGGTTGCCGTTGTGCCGCCCCTCCCACCAGTCATGTGACGCTCGCTGGAAGAGCTGCAGGGACGCTCCCTTCTTGAAGGAGAGCTCGCGGCCCGACCGGCCCACGTAGTCGAACCTCGCCACCGCCTCCACAGCCTCACCCTCTgccaggggagagagagagaaggaaggagaaggaaggagaaggagaaggagaaggagaaggaggaggaggaggaggaggaggagggggataTAAGATAAGAGACGTGAAAATAGAGGTGAACCTGAACTTGTCAATCAGCTGTCTCTGAGGCTTTGTTCCTCCCACAGCTCGACCAATCGGAAAAGAGCGTTAGAaaagtcttttcttttaattcagATAGCGAGAGGAGGAAGGGCTGATGGGGTTGGACTGGGCattgagggagggagggcagtAGTGGTGGGGGGTGTGTCTCCATGGCTGCTGTTGCCGTGGCAACCCCTCTCCACCAGGAGACAGCGGGATGGGAGTGTGGGCGATTGTGtgaaggtcaggggtcaggCGTACCCTCGTCGCTGGTCTGGGTCTCGGTGCCAGCGTCGGGCTCGGCCTCCTCCAACGCTCCCGGCTCGCTGAACGGACTCTCGctgcaggaagaagaggaagaggaggaggaggaggaggaggaggagagcagagataGAGACACGCcgttcattcatttattcaatgTGGGAACAAAGGGGAGGAGGACGCattcagagggagaggaggctgcTGACCAGAAACGGAGGACGTTTACGCAACAATACAGCTACAGCAGAATGTCAAGAGTTCAGTCTATGATGGGAAAAGaggaacacaacacacactgtgcactgacagagagagggatcATTGTCATCTACAGACTGGTTTAATACCACAGCCAgggaaaaaactgtttctgaTAGGTTGCCATGGATACAGTGAGGTATGCTATCAGCTAAAACTTTCTAGCCCatatttgttcacattttgaCTAGTTGGCTCCATTAAAAATATGCCAAATTAGCcattagcacttcctgtttgcagtgtacaAATGAATGTATGGACAAatatcactggattactgtgatactgaggAAAACTTCTCAGGCAAGTCCTGGAGTTACAGCAGGCATCTTTTTTCTATCAGGTATTTTCTGATTGTTTGATGATCTTTTGGAAAAAGTTTTATAGTTTCCAAGATATTCTCAtgatgtatatttatatatatgcGACAGAGTGACACTGGCGAGACATTAGCAACAGCCAAATTTAAGACACTTGTAATTCACTTAAGTATTTTCTTCTCATGCCACTTTGaacttctactccactacaattcagaggcaaatattgtactttttactgcacaacatcaaatttttaaaaatgcaagaaaaatatttagtttctttcttttcaaatgtgaggaattgctgcttttcctttaaatcattttaatataaTCATGGGTTTTGTACAATTATATGGACAAAGCAAACAATGTAAAGTCGTCACTGGGTAATAATGGtggcatttttcatttattttcagaattCTTACAGTTGAGAAAATGATCATGATTAATCcatgatgaaaatgatcattactTGCACACGTAATAATCTAATGATATAATATGTAACAGTGTAATAATCACATGGGACGTTTTTTTGCACTGAGCACTTGAAGGATATTACAATTAGATGAATGTGATTAACGACTAATGAAATAACTGAATATAAATGAGTATGAATGATTTTACATGCTGCTGTGTCAGCCTCACCAGTACTGGTCTCCAGTCATACACTTCTCATAAACTGGTCCGGGCAGGTCCTTGGTGTCAGGGAAGATGTTGTCGTGGTGCAGGATGACTGTTTTAATGACCTCGTTCACGTGCGCCTGACAGGCCACCTGGTCCAACGTGTCTGGCGTGGGCAGGAGGGTGGGGCCGAACACAATAGCCAGGTTCCCGGCATCCATCATGTTCTCGTCGCTGTACTGGGAAAGGCTGTGGGAAAGGGAAACAGTGTGGGAGGAGTGAAACATTAATGAATGTATTTGTTCACAACTTTAACCCCTCCTGTGGACACCAATAACTGGAGGCTACTGTACAGTCAATGAAAGATAATAATACTGAATATGTATTCAATGGAAAATTTAGAATTgctgacaaatactgtatattaatagAGTTAAAATGTCCTTATATCTATTTACAACTACATTACAGTGTGttataaatcatttatcaaaTGTTTATATGCTGcttataaattataaatatgatTACGACCCCATAGCTCATTATGTAATGGTCTAATTTTTGTTTAACAATCAAATTACTGCTTAAAAATGTGCATCAAATGCTTCATACAATAAATTTTGCCACATTCAGTCTCTGTGATTGTTTCTTGGGATGTCGCCTGCAGCTTTCACACGACCTGGAAGTGAAGCACTtatggaaataaaaatatttttactcgACAATGACAGTGAAGCTCCTGGTTTAATGACACTGAAGCTGAATGCACTTCATAACCTTGCTAATAAATGCATCAATACATTCAGCTGGTACATCACACCTGCAAATCACACTCTTGCTCACACCTCctgcctctccatctctcactgCTCTCTCATTCTATATTTATTTGAGAGGCTGCAGAGACTAAATGAGCTCTGCTTTATCATCCCTGCATGCTGTAAGTGTGCACTTCTATCCCCCTTCAGTACAAAAGAGGTTTATGGGCTGCTCCCACCTATCCTCAGCTTTAACACCACACAGGAACACTgggaaaatggaaagaaatggGCGATTATCATTAACTGTAAGTGCCTGGTTTTGTGTAAGTGGATACTCACTGGTTGAGGAAGGCGAACAGGTAACGCATTACCACCAGTGTTGCCCTCGGGACGCCCAGCAGGATCTTACGGATGCACTGCGCCCTCTCATACAGGTTTTCTATCCCTGCAGCAAAATACATATACATCAGAACAGTCGTCGTCAGTCCCTGAGACTTCACGAGGTGTCTGTAACACAACGACATGTTCTGAAAAACACCAGCCGGCGCCACAAAGAGAAGCAGCCGGCTCCGTATCTCTGCCGAGGAGAAGATGAGtttcagaaagacaaagagacactaaagagaaacaaaaggcaaagaaaCGGAGAGGGAAAGCGAGGATGTGTGGGCCGAAGATAGACAGAGATTCAGTCTGTGCTTCATGGCAGCAGCTCATGTGCAGATGGAAGCAGCACAAATGTTCCAGGTCACATGTACAGTAAGTGTTACGGCAAGTGATAAGGTCAGTTTTGGCaacttttccacatttttctgcagcagaaagAATCACAGCCAGTCAGATCATTTAAAAATTTCTCTGTCAAACTATTAACTTTACCACtttgcaatttaaaaaattgtCAGTGCTCCCTGGTGGACGAAGCAGCAATGGATACATTCTGaattacattaaatatacaataaaaatggAATTTCTCAGCTGAAATTTCTTGTTACTTATTAGCCAACACATACACTGAACTGGATATGCAGAATGAGTGAAAACTGGTTGACATGTTGGTCCTGTTATACATTTACAGCAGGCAAACTGGCACCATTACAAGTAGCCGAATTAGCTactagcagttcctgtttgcagtgtactCATGGCTGTAgagacaactatcactggattactgtgatactgaagaaaacttgaAAACTGGAGGATTTCCAGGCAAGTTCTGAAACTTCTACGTGTAGTTTGGAGGTTTATTTGCAGTTGACAGCAGAGATAATATATCCTCAAAAATGTTAGTGTATCATGTCTGTGAGTTTCAATGAATTGGGGTCATTGCTTTGGCACGGCAAGAGTCAAACACCATGCAAACATAATGAACATCAGCACAAAAGAAACCACTTAAAGTCTCATTCTAGCTCGACCAAACAGCAAAAAccacatccatccattatctgttgCTTATCTGGGCTGTCTTCCAGGTCTTCCTTGAGCATTGcaaggtgttcccaggccagatgatATATATAATCTTTCTAGCATTTTCTGGGTCTAGCCCCAAATCAACTATCAGTAGGAAGTGCCTAGAAAACCACCAGTGGAGGGCATCCTGGACAGCCTCAACCTTTTAATCAAGAGGAGGATCAGCATCTCAAAGTCTAAGGCCATGGTTCTCTGCTGGAAAAAGGTGTCTTGCTTCTGGTTCTGGCATctgatcaggatcaggatcccTCCTGGATGCCTTCCTTTGGCGGTTTTCAAGGCACGTCCAACCCTGACACCCAAAAGTACATGTACTTTGTCGCACATCAACAGTGAACAGCCGGTGGTACTCACGAACGCAGGAGATGAGGTCATTGAACCTGTCCTTGGGAAACAGTGGGTTCTCCAAACCCCTGAAGTAGAGCTTCAACACCCCAGCCACAGAGTTGATGTCATGGTTGCTCTCCTCATCGATCAGTGGGTCATTACCTGGATGACAGACAGAATGAGTCAACCACATCCTTAACCGCCAGAGGCTGTTGATCATGTGACCGTCAGGTGACCTTCCAGTTgatctctcacctctctcaaaGGAGTTCTTGATGTCGTTGACCTCCACCTGTGATCCTGACACCCGGAATATGCCTTGATGCTGAAGACCTGTTGGGAACAGTTTCAGTtattattcaaatattttttctatcaCTTCTGCTGCCTCTGATGTTCCCCTAGGCTCCACCTTAGGACCACTGATACTTGCATTATATAGTGCACTGTATGCTTCCTGTGGGCtctgtttttaatagttttaaaaCAACCAAAGAGTAAATAACTAAATGAAGCCTCTCTTatatctgtccattaaatataaGGCTACAGCTAGTTAGTttaacacaaagactggaaacagagggaaacaacaaattaaaatctTATATGTTATACAAAAACCATTTTAACACCATTTGATACCACATAGAATGAAATTCAATACCATCATACCATCCTAAATTTGAGAGTGTGATGgaaaaccatttaaaaagaCCAAAGCAAAACCCAAGATAAAGTATGTCAGTGAGCCTTGCggcaggtttttcctttaagttGCGAGCTGAGCCAAATAACACTGAAAGCTGACACATGAAACTCACCGTGTAGGTTGATGCAGCGGATGCAGCTCTCCACCAGCAAGGGTATGGCTTTGGTTGAATCCTATTAACACAGTCATCAAGAACACAGCTAAGGTTGGTTATtgtttatactttatttatactttattaATTCTGCTTATTGGTTGCAGCTCTTACTGGATTTTGGATATTAACACCCCTGACTGTTAGGtattaccacacacacacacacacagcagaccaAAACAACCTGAAGCCTGATAGAAGTGAAACTCTACCTGGTGCTTGCTATGGGAGTTCTTCCGCCCACGACTGTAATGAgcaaaaagaaggagaagagaggagtgtCTCAGTTTCACAGCGCTAAAACTGAAGTGGTGGGCTGGGAAGTAACAGTTATTATTACCATGAAGAGAAAATATGCACTGCGACATGAAATAATGCCTTACCTCGTAGTTAGAAGCTCAGCTTTATAACctgtaataaaaaaatgctgattaCCATGTGTATAATAAGACAGCAGGAAAGTGAGAGAGATTTTCTGTGCATCTTACCCTCTGCTAAGGCTTTCTTCAGTATGTCGTGTTTGGCCTGGAGCTTGGAAATGAGATTACTCCCCTCCAGATACTCGCGGAATTTCTGAGGATTGAAAAATAAGTCTGCTAAGTTTATATTTCTTGCACTATTAGTAACTGTGGCTAAGTATGAACATCACACTCTGCCATTCTCTCACAGTGAAGTAGAAGAGCTCCGTCTCCTGCTGATTGGCCCGTCTCTTAGCCAGACTCGGTTTATTCAAGTAGCCGTCCGACACGCTGGACTTGACCGACTCGGAGGACGGGCTGTGGGTGAAGCTCTGGGAGACATCGTAGTCATCCAGCACCGTCATGTCCTGCAGGGTGGTCAGCGTTGCACCCCAGGTCTTCTTCACCTGCAAGGAGTGgggacagaaaatgtaatcCTTTTTTGCTTTGAGCACTTCACATCAACATGGGAATACAAGTGTGGAGGATTGTTTTCAGTCTCAGATCACCGATTCCTGACTTTGGCGTGAAGGGTCAGATAAAACTTACGCTGTTTATATACATTCAATCCTTATGgtctggtttttgttttaatcataaaaaccat contains the following coding sequences:
- the LOC108895902 gene encoding LOW QUALITY PROTEIN: SLIT-ROBO Rho GTPase-activating protein 1-like (The sequence of the model RefSeq protein was modified relative to this genomic sequence to represent the inferred CDS: inserted 2 bases in 1 codon), whose amino-acid sequence is MSNSNKSKKDKEILAEYESQVKDVRTQLVEQQRCLEQQTEMRVQLLQDLQDFFRKKAEIETEYSRNLEKLAERFMAKTRSTKDHQQYKKDQNLLSPVNCWYLLLNQVRRESKDHATLSDLYLNNVITRLTHISEDSARLLKRSKEIIFQLQEDLMKLLNELYTVMKTYHMYHAETINAETKLREAERQEGRVKGVSGTGGGVEPVFGLRIEERHQRRNAARKMEKMREKRKAKYSENKLKALKARNEYLLTLEATNASVFKYYIHDLPDIIDCCDLGYHSSLSRALRTYLSAELSLEASRRAGLEVLEGAVEGLDPARDRQRLLGLYPTAFCPPQRFSFQAHMGDTVTQIASQPQVQAELTLRLTQLQTRLASLKIENEEVKKTWGATLTTLQDMTVLDDYDVSQSFTHSPSSESVKSSVSDGYLNKPSLAKRRANQQETELFYFTKFREYLEGSNLISKLQAKHDILKKALAEGYKAELLTTSRGRKNSHSKHQDSTKAIPLLVESCIRCINLHGLQHQGIFRVSGSQVEVNDIKNSFERGNDPLIDEESNHDINSVAGVLKLYFRGLENPLFPKDRFNDLISCVRIENLYERAQCIRKILLGVPRATLVVMRYLFAFLNHLSQYSDENMMDAGNLAIVFGPTLLPTPDTLDQVACQAHVNEVIKTVILHHDNIFPDTKDLPGPVYEKCMTGDQYCESPFSEPGALEEAEPDAGTETQTSDEEGEAVEAVARFDYVGRSGRELSFKKGASLQLFQRASHDWWEGRHNGNHGLVPHQYIVVKDRADAMSDTLSQKADSDGGSSSTDDKRSRSELSSPTDIRPPETYNSHRRKRTDGLFRXPLGRSNDSHGNGGVMERSSPPVTGHFSPRELLLGRGQGLTPPLDSPERRRRSAAVTMTVSRHDSLRRPEDTPIRRSSSGQHGFSDSHRSRALDPDTLAQDIEETVTVALGELRQLERQGCRPAPDVVLDTLEQVKNGPVTTCSSESPSPHSTPSTPGTPGTPGTPGTPGTPGTPGTPSPLSPLSPISPLPGPPPGPPRPANPSPDALGSFKPVAAARIGAPLRPPALRPKPMVPPKSSTPPLPPPLDKSCTM